One region of Agelaius phoeniceus isolate bAgePho1 chromosome W unlocalized genomic scaffold, bAgePho1.hap1 SUPER_W_unloc_1, whole genome shotgun sequence genomic DNA includes:
- the LOC129133322 gene encoding olfactory receptor 14J1-like, with protein MSNSSSIRHFLLLALADTRQLQLLHFWLLLGISLAALLGNGLIISAVACGHHLHTPMFFFLLNLALADLGSICTTVPKAMHNSLWDTSNISYTGCAAQLFFFVFFISAELSLLTIMCYDRYVSICKPLHYGTLLGSRACAHMAAAAWASAFLYSLLHTANTFSLPLCHGNALGQFFCEVPQILKLSCSKSHLRELGLIAVSSCLVFGCFVFMVFSYVQIFKAVLRIPSEQGRHKAFSTCLPHLAVLSLFLSTASFAYLKPSSLSSPSLDLALSVLYSVVPPALNPLIYSLRNQELKAAVRRLMTGWFQDH; from the coding sequence atgtccaacagcagctccatcaggcacttcctcctgctggcattggcagacacgcggcagctgcagctcctgcacttctggctcttgctgggcatctccctggctgccctcctgggcaacggcctcatcatcagcgccgtagcctgcggccaccacctgcacacgcccatgttcttcttcctgctcaacctggccctcgctgacctgggctccatctgcaccactgtccccaaagccatgcacaattccctctgggacaccagcaacatctcctacactggatgtgctgcacagctctttttctttgtgttcttcatctcagcagagctttccctcctgaccatcatgtgctacgaccgctatgtgtccatctgcaaacccctgcactacgggaccctcctgggcagcagagcttgtgcccacatggcagcagctgcctgggccagtgcctttctctattcactgctgcacacggccaatacattttccctgcccctgtgccatggcaatgccctgggccagttcttctgtgaggtgcctcagatcctcaagctctcctgctccaaatcccaccTCAGGGAATTGGGACTCATTGCTGTAAGTTCCTGTTTGgtatttggctgttttgtgttcatggttttctcctatgtgcagatcttcaaggctgtgctgaggatcccctctgagcagggacggcacaaagccttttccacctgcctccctcacctggccgtgctctctctgttcctcagcactgcttcatttgcctacctgaagccctCCTCTTTGTCCTCCCcgtccctggatctggccctgtcagttctgtactcggtggtgcctccagccctgaaccccctcatctacagcctgaggaaccaggagctcaaggctgcagtgaggagactgatgactggatggtttcaggaCCATTAA